AGGCCATCATAACTGAGAGATTAAAGTGGCCTAACAAGTTGAGGCAGAGATCGTCGTACAGTCCGGTCCGCATCTATACCAATCTATTTCGATTCTGTTCCTATAAATCGGTTACAGAGATAAAACAGTTTCTCGATGTAACATTGATATTCTCAACCGATCTGCAGTACGGTGTGGTTATCTCGCATTCTCGCTAACATAAACCGCGGcttgcatccatccatccatcgatcgatctatctTGTTCCTGGATCAATCGGTAATTAATCAACTCGATTCTTTCTCTTATTAATCTCTCCTCTTCTTTCAATCACAATCAATCCCCAGCCATATTTCTCCAGCATATCTGATACTATATGTGTTCCAATTCTTGTGTTATTAAACTGTAGGTTAATTAAGAAGGTGAATATATCGATGAGCTGCACAAGTAGTTCGCCTGATCGTGAttatggaggaggaggcgataaTTACTGTAGGCGTTGCGCAGATCGGGATCGGTTTGTGGATGAACTGATGAGACGAGATGCAGGTCGGAAGAGGTTTTGGAGGATGCTCAAGGTTGTTGCTTCTCTCTATGGCGTAGCCCTTCTCATTGGGATGTGGTTTGAAGGTGAAGCACACCACAACCATGATCACCAGTAGCTTAATTTACCTGTTCTTTTAATTTTAGATAATTGATTGAAGGTTGAGAGAGCACCCGAGCATGCATGATCTAATTAATTATACGGATAAATTACATATTAATAGGTATGGTTATATTTCAGGTGCCTaaacatttgaaaattttcaaccatAAAAAATTCCATGTTTCTATGCCTAATTAAAATTGTAGTGCTTTGTAATGTGCAATTATACTTCtttttaatgtttgttatatGGTTTTAGTTACTTTGAATGTTTTTATATgcaattttgtttctttttttatgaattGTAACATTTTTTGTAGTTTTTTATAGGCTATAATACTatattggctgtgtttagttcgtgtgccaaattttttttaaagtatatggacacacatttgaagtattaaacgtagactaataacaaaacaaattacagattccgcctgtaaactgcgagacgaatctattaaacctaattaatctatcattagcaaatatttactgtagcaccgtattgtcaaatcattgcgtaattaggctcaaaagattcgtctcgcgatttacatacaaactgtacaattggtttttttttcacatttagtgctccatgcatgtgtccaaatatttgatgtgatggaaaagttgaaagtttgaagaaaaaaagtttgaatctaaacatggCCATTGTTCGTCCTTTTATGTAAGAAAGAAGGGATTTTGTTTTAAGTCGTATTAGAGCAGTGACGATCGAGAACCATCTGATTGTCATCCAACGGACCCTAGTGCACCCAACAGAGAAAAACTTCTATTGGAATCTGTAAATGGTGCCATATCACTCCTCATGGGATTATTATCGGCTGGAAACACTCCCGTCGAGTTGAGCGGGGCACAGTTGAATTAAGGATGTAAAGCAGAGACAAGTGATTTTCTTCGCTACAAAGACAAAAACCTAGTGTTGGCTTTTATGGTAGAACCTGTTGGGAAGACCTGAGAGCCAGTGGTTTACCCTGTGGCGGATATCAGCAGTTCGAGTCCGCTTATCTCCAGTCCACGAACTTAGCGGATACTATGATAACACTAAAATTTGCCAATTTGATAGTTTGATCTATAATTTCACATGTACGTCATCTACTGATATGTGATCCTTATGAATCATGAATCCACCTGTTAGTGATAGAAAACGGTGTCTTTAAAAGCAAGCATCTCGATCCGATAGAATCCGGCGGGTGCAACCCCGGTGACACGTACGCCTAGTTAAAAAACATGTTTATACTTTATAGCTACATTAGCTTACAAGTGCATCGTGGGTACTGTAGCAACTACACAAATACACTCTGGATTTACTGTTTGCTAAGTACTATAGCGAGTTAGTTAATCCTGTCGTCCGTTCGTGATTCATCGTATAGATCAGGTTCCAAAAAATCACCACACAAAAAGTCATGTGACTGTTTACCTCTGACTTGATTCGTTGAACTCAAGTCTGATTCGCTGTTGAAGCAAACGTACAGGGCCATGACTGATTTGCCGTTGAAGCAAACCAACAAGGATAGAACAAACGGTGCCAAACGATATATATggaaacgaaaaataatttataaataaaatatttatatatgtgtttttagtaatataaaagcaaaagctgaaaaTAATCCACAATGGAAAATCCTAAAATaaacttcaaatttaaattttgacataCAATCATAAGCGGAAAGATGAGGCTAAAAATTTTctagcctcctctctctctcgctgtaTCGTCCTGGTTCTCCTCTGTCATGCACTACTCTAAAGATCGTACTGATATAGCTATAAGCTTATTTTAGCTTGCTCCTCTCTAAAGCTAGCCAAACCTGAAAACCAGCGGCCTCTGCCTGCATATATGAtcaacgagctagctcgagaaGAAAACGAAATAAAGTATCCCTCACTGATGGAATCAGCTGTACAAGTTTGCTTGCAAGCTTCAATTCCTCCCAATCTAACGCATGCCTTGCCTTGATCAGTCGATCAGGTACTACTGAATACATGTATGTTATGTACACGGTAGCATGTCCACTACTGCAAAATTATTTTCTGCAGACGGCCAAATGTGCTGCGTGTTAATTAAGACGTGGAAAGTGCTTATTTTCATAGTAATCAATCTTCACATGCGGCTAAATTATGCCATCCGTCTACACAAACCAAATTTCGCCGAAAAAAGAAATCGCAGCCAAGGGCAGCAGCAGCCGACGACAGCTTCTTCGAATCCAATCCCAAACATCGATCCCAAATCCACACCAAATCTGATCCAAACATCGCCCAAATACACCAAATCCAGTCCTAATTAAACTTTCCAAATCCACACCAAATCAATCACAGTctgcgcggcggcgccacgttgTACTCCATAATCAATAACACAGCAgcttgaaaaataaaaacaagtgTTGAGAAAAATCAAGTAATGCGAGCCTATGTACAGAAAGACGCAGGTAAGTACATGCCAGCTGATGCTAATTCACCCACTGCACGTGGGGCCCACTCGTCAGTGAGCCTTCCGGGACAGTACTGGAGTAGCATACAGCAGGGTTGATGTTACCGTCgataaccgcgcggttaccacggggtacggtaatagaaaaatcacggtaacctccttaaatttaaataaattttaaaaataatttgattttttgataaattttacacggtttcgtacggtttttcacggttaccgtgcttaccgccgaggcgcggtaaccccggccccggcggtttgggaaaccccgCCATATAGTACGTACTAGCTGGAGTAGTAGTACAAACTAAATATGAACATCGATCGATCTGTACGTTCAATGCATATATCAGGCATATACTGCTGCCTAtccattatgtaaaaaaaaggtatatataCACTGCTGCCTGTCTCATGCATACATGAGGTGCATAAATTATTTAATCGAAACAGCTCTGGTACATGCATGGTTCGGTGAGCTAAGGTACATATATATAAGGCCAAGGTTTATCGATAATTAAGTTGCTAGTACAGTAAATGGAAGTACTATACCAACAACATATACTCgccttaattaataaataaagaaCACTGCTACTATTACTAGCTACCAGCTCAATTAACCTGAACAAGTACACTGCAATTACTCCATTGCAGCAATTAATTGTGGATCTTCAATTGGATCCTCATAATGATTACCTCGATTGGTATAACTAACCAAATTAAGGACGATATCGGATTTAGCTGCTCTTGATCGAGCTACTACTACTCCAGCTTGCTTGTGATGCTGCCGTATCAATAGCTTTTAGTTACTCCTGATTTTGTACGTGTTGTGTGTGCTGATGTGTGTATCAGTGGAAGGAAGGAGTTGTGAGCAACAGCTGGACCTGGAAACTACTACCATCCATCATTCCATCTAACCACCCTTTGCTAGCTTGTACGTATATGTAGTAACCACACTAATGTTACTGGTTGCTTTGGATCAGCTCATTAATCTCAAGCtagcaatatactccctccatctacttttgatagtcatattttatcttggcacacagactaacgataagtgattctacttatcatccatttaaacatgctactagtcattcctcgtgaacaagcgattcattaatatttacatttctcgatgcccatgtagccaatcttgtgtggaggAATAGAGAATCAcgcattaaattcgagaaagacactaagatgataggttgttggattgaaatatgcctatcaaaaatagatttttcagatttggaaatatgactatcaaaagtagatggagggagtactttgtcAAGTGGTCCTGTAGAAAATGCTCTGTACActatttaaaataataattttcagcAACAATCTCTTTATTCACCTTCGCCACCCGCGCGGGGGTGTGGGGGGCGCGCTCTCGAGACGGCGAAAGGATTAAAATCCTTTGCAGTCAAATGCACGGTGCATTTGTCACTAATCTatgggcccacatatcagtaaCAAAGTCACGTGATTTCGATTGCAGATGATCCTTATCCGCAGTGGTGACGCCCCGAGGAGGTGATGCCGCTGCCCCTGCCGAAGCACACCACTATCATCATCGATGCGCACCTGCTCCGTTGGTCTTCTCGCGCGTCGCTGGacccaccgtcgtcgtcgtcgcagtcCACCAACCTTCTCGCACGCCTTCGTCGGCCTACatattgagagagagaggatggacAGCGGAGGTGAGAgtaagagagagggagagggagcggcgaaGGAGCCATCGTCGTCATTGCCCCATCCACTGGCGCCGGATCCGCCCACCGTCATTGCCCtagccaccatcgccaccatTGTCATGGCTGAGGACTATATTTGGTGGAGGAAGGGTGAGAAAGGGGGGCGCTGGAGGAGGGGgtgaggagaagagagaagaagggaggagaggggtgAGGAGAGTGTGCGGTgaggagattttttttaagagataggagaggagaaaaaagaggGGGAGTGGGGATGGGCCGATAGCTGACCTGGTGCTAGGTGGGCCTCTTAACAGAACCGCTTAcgaaaataagtttattttcgcatgcgggcctGTTAGGAAGTTCGCCTATaaaaattggttttctttttcataCGAGTTTTGTCCTCTCGGACCGATATTATCACAGGTGGACGATGTAAGCTAGAAGGTGACTCATATGCCAAAATCCAATTTTATAGTGCGTTATGATCTTATATATCTTTTAAGACAAATATTTGCATGTCTTTTTAAAACTAAGCATCTGAGAAGTTATTGTTTTAAACTTTTGAATCTTATCCTAAACATATGGGTAGTAAATACTTTCTGTTGCTCTCTCTCGAAGGTTTTAAGACATGAGACTCCATTGCAAGAAGCAAACACCGACATACGCACTTAAGTTTCTCTCTTGGAGAAACAAAATGGACGATCAGCAGGCATGTACAGTGCTCCAAGAAGAGTAACAAAGAAACTACCACTACAGAACATGCATGTACAGTGCTCCAAGCTAACATTTAAACTAttttatactactccctccgtattttaatgtatgacgccgttgatttttcgaccaacgtttaaccattcgttttattcaaattttttgtgcaaatatgaaaatatttatgtcatgcttaaagaatatttgatgacaaatcaagtcataataaaataaatgataattatataaatttttttgaataagacgaatggtcaaacgttgataaaaaatcaacggcgtcatacattaaaatattaaaatatagaggTAGTACTATATATCAATTTTCTAACTTTCTATAAGTGCACATTGTGAAGGGAATttgatccatgcatgcatgaacagAAGAATCATTTCTGATAATCTGATAGACTGATACTATACACGTGGGGGACGAGTACTGCACGTGTGAGAGTCTGCAATGTGCCAAGAAGCTTACTATTCGATCGCATCGTATCCTTCTTCATCGGGCATTACAAATTTACAATACACTGAGGAAGAAACAAGATCCGGATCATCTTACTGGGTCGTAGGACCAACATGTTTTTTAATCATAAACATCAATTATTTTACAGTCATTTGACTCCAAAGGCATATGTGTACAGCTAATCTCCATATATATTCTTCTACTAGTTCTTCGTTTCATTTCATATACAGAGATCTGATAGAGCCACTGTTTCTAGTCGCCATTACAAGACACTATAATTGGATTTGgctaattaaaaatatattgatgATAAAGTAGCAATATAATGACAGCCCTATCTGCTTTTGACAATGAAAATAATATTGCTATATAGGAGTACTGACCTGGTTCAAAAAACTTTGCAGCTAAGATTCAATGTACTACAGTCCCaacgacacacacacacacacacagacacacacacacacacacacacacacacacacacacacatatatatatatatatatatatatatatatatatatatatatatatattacgtGCCAATATCGCCTTGCACGTCGCAATCTCACtaatttatatgaaaaattaaTTTCTCAGGTCAATCCATTTTGATCTCCTTTAGACAAACATAAAGatatacttatatatttttattattttgtgcaATGTCTAATGGATATACTTATATCTTTATGAACACTAATCCATAAAGGCATTCATCATAATCCCAGCTAAGTAGTAGGAGTACTACAAGATTTCAGGTAGGTACATATAACACTTTTCACATAATTAGGAGTGGTCCGCATCATcaacagctagctagcagctgcAATCccctttttatatataatttttcaagAACATATGATACAATTCAGATGGCTCCAATGCAAGCGATCGAAAGCTTTTGTTAATAACAAGACTGGATTAGACTAAACTAAACTAAATTAATGGCGAACAAGTTGAATTAAGCTGTCATGATTAGCTAAACAAGACGTAATTAACATGCTACCAGCTGATTAgtgtactaattaatttgatGACGAGACAGAGTGTTGGCTATAGCTAGCTATATAGGTAAGGGAATTGATGAATCAAGGGAGGGTTGAGCTGGCATGATTTGGATCCTTGTTTAGGAGAAGAAGGCGAGACAAGAGATAGGTAGAGGAAGAATTAAGCTATGTTTGGTTGGATTTGGGAGGGTTGTCTCATGTCTGGCTGGCTGAAAGCTGCTGAACAACAGCTGGGCCTGACCCTCTTGCTTTGCTTCAATTCAATTCCAATCACATTCGATTTATTTTCCAAAATGGAGGCGTCAGTCGTTTAAATCAAGAAGACATTTGTACCGGAATTCCTTTTCTGCTGGTCCATGTACTGCTACCAGCAGTTGTGGGAAAGAAATTGTACTAGAGCTCTTTAGCATATTTCTAtgggtaataataataataataataataataataataataataataataataataataataataataataataataataataataataataataataataataataataataataataataataataatgtgtttttataaaatatgcTAGTATTACTTGTTTGCTTATTTGAATACATAGTACTCATTCGATTAAAACAAATATTAGTTTATCGTGTAATATCAGAAAATATATAGTAGAACAATTTGTCAAAGTAAATAATAATGgtgagccaccaccaccattaatACCTTTTCATAGTAGTATACATAAAGGTCTTTATAGGTTAAATGGCATTCGATCTTAGGTTACGTGGGACGGAGACGGTAATACTacttttgtctcaaaatataataacttttagctataaatttagacacatatatagtggtgtttgaatctcatgaagatgaaaataaatataaagattaagtgtttcacgtaaaacgaggtggtaataatatgtgattaattgagttttaattactacaaacttgaaaaatggattaatctgatattttagaacaactttcatatagaaagttttcacacgaaacgcaccgtttagcagtttgaaaagcgtgccatttTAATCTACAATTTCATCCACTCCTTGCAGTGGATTCGAATGGGCCATAATTGTTTGGATTTATTGCTAAAAGTGcttatatattttaggatggatgacgtattttttttcttgccctGCATACTTGGATCTTGAAGGCTGGAGTTGTGGCTTGTAAAGTTGCGATGAGCATGGGCGCATGGCGTGCGCTAGCTAcgcgcggcgcgacggcaccGATCCCAACCACCCActtcgcagcagcagcacacaGCTTCACTCCACTCTCCGCTCTCTCTGCCACCCGCTGGGCCCCACCCACGAGCCAGTGGGACCCACCCCGCATACTCAGACAGATAGGAAGAGTACAACCCGCCGGGTGGGCCCGGCCTGTGCAGCATGACCAAAGCAAAGCAACCAACGAGACATCCCATGTGGCCGTGGACCCCACAGCCCAATCACCCTTTTCCAGCTCGGCTGGCCCACTTCGGGCTCCTCAGCTTCGTCTTCTTCCTACTctactccactccactccactccagcTGGTGAGAGCGCGAgttcctctctcttcccttccaagttccaacaacAACCCACACACCTTTTTGACTGCCGGGACCGATTTGGCCAAAATAAACTCcgaatttgaaatttaaaacatAATAGACACGAAAAGTTTTTATAACTTGTTCATTCATTCATCATGATCCCGAacttgctcttcttcttcttctgcttcctcCTCTGCTTCTAGACTTTAAAAAGCACCTAGAAGTCTACCAAAATTACAAACCCCCTCATCACCATTTCACCACCCaaaaaaaccacaaaaaaaTCACGAGTAGTGAtttcaaaaacaaaataaaaaacacaaCACAATCTGATCACCCAACAAAAACGACAGAGACCAgaaaacgacgacgacgaacgctAGCGCTAGCTGTACAATGTTGTTCCCGattccgatcgatcgatcgattcacCGCCGCCTCGTGTGCCTCACCGGAGCAGGTCGGAGCGCGACGCCGAGAgctcgcggcggaggcggtgggagAAGAGCCGGCACGCGTCCATGCtcaggtcgacggcggcggcgagcgccacgaacgccgccgcgtcctccgcgcACCCGACGTTCTGCAcgcccacctccaccgccggccggctgCATTTCCCCTCCCCCTGCACCGCCGCCGACATCACGAACCCGCGGCAGCTGCCGAACGGCCACATCCCGTAGTCGCCGCTCCCGCACGGGCTGCACGCCGGCGACCCGCTCCGCCCGAACTGTTGCGTTGCCGTCAGGTCGATCGCGAACCGGCCGCCCTTCGACGCCGGGATGGTGGACTCCGCCACGGACACGCCCACGCCCATGCCGGTTGGGTCGGGGAGGACGAGCTCGAACCGGTACCCGAggctgtcgccggcggcggcgcccgcgccgcgctcgcgcCAGCATTCCAGGCGACCCCATGGCTTCCACGTGCCGTCGCCCGGGCGGAGCACCAGCCACGCCCCCGGGTTGGATTTGCTCACCCTGTCCGTCCCCGGCGACGCCACGAACGGCGTCACCATTGATGCCAGCGCCACCGGGGAGCCTGACAGGTCGTGCACCGTCACCGACcaccccttcctctccttccccgcCCGCTCCCTGTCGGAGCCGAACGCCGTCAGCCAGTTGCGCCCGCCGCTCCCCATATCGGCCGGCATTGACCTGAATCGTATGAAATTGTCGTCAGAACGATGTGACATTTGACTGGGAATTTGATCGAACACCATGAGGGCAAGAAATTTTACCGGGAGCGGAGGTCGCTGTTGCTGCGGCAGGAGAACTTGCAGGTGAACATGGGCTGCTTCATGCTCCCCTGCACCTGGAGCACCTGCGGGCTGCACTCCGGCTCGCCGTCGAACTCGAACACGAACCTCGGGTCGGGCTCGGCGCGCACCGTGATGTTGAGCTGCGCGTTCGCCGCCGACACCGACGAGGGCTTGCGCCCGCGCTTCCCGATGCAGATCCAGCTGCTGTGGTACACCACCGGCTTCGCCGAGGCGCCCTTGAGGTCGAGCGGGATGACCACCTTCCCGAGCAGCctcccggagccgccgccgacgccgcacgTGGTGCCCCTCCGGCCAGCGTACACCACGATCTTCAGCCTCGCCGTGCGCGACCCGAACAGCGACGGCTTCGCGGTGAGGCGGTCGAGGTCGGCCTTGGAGAGGTggaacgcggcggcgagcgcgcccgtcgccggcgctggcgccggcgccgccgatgcctccggcgagggcggcagcagcagcggcgcgtCGGCGGTCTGGTACGGCAGCTTGTTGAGGCGGATCTTGCAGTAGCACGGCGAGGTGGATGGGTGCACCCCGGCCCCGGCTCCGGCGGGGCGCGGCGCCACCGGCATCTTCAGCGAGAGGTTGCCGACCAGCACCCGCACGAACGGGCACGGGTCCATCGAGATCGCTCCACTCGAAgcttctcctcttcctcgtcggcggcaatggcgatggcggtgggggaggtggaAGGAGTGGTGACGAGGGATCATAGGGTATAAGACTCGCGCGCCATTGCCGTGGCCAGCCTGGATCCCCCTCCCGCGCGAGGCTACTACTATTTCACGCGATCCAGCTCATACCCAACTCACTTCCATGTGGGCCCCGGTGTTTCgtgaccccacctgtcagtggctATTAGGTTTCGTGCGTGTGGGTGTGGTTAGGGTGGCGTGGGGATGCGTGTGGCGCGGTCGCACCGGATCCGGGTTGCGGGCCGCTTTTGCGGCGGGGCCATCGCTGTGGCCGGAAATAACTCGAACTCCGcggtaatttttttcttttttttcaacctTTTGCAGTTTTTACCGTGGGTGAAGTGgatggaaaaggaaaaaagaaaggagagggTTTGCGTgggaggaggaaagggaaggCGGGAGTTCGGTGGGACCCACGGTGTCGGTGAGTGATGATTTGTGCGTGGAGTGGGATCGGGGGTCTCCTCGTGGGCCCCACTGTCAGCCTCAGTACGTGGAACTCCCGCGCCCGCGGGGCTCGGGTGGTTAGTTGCGATTTGAAGTGGAGTCAAGTCGTTAACGGTCGTGGGTAAAAATAACGGAACCCCATCTACAAAAATAATTCTACCCTcgatcccaaaatataaaaaattttaaagttagagacgattattaagaaaatatgtaaaattaaatatgtaaaatataaaattattgaGAAGTGAAGGTATATGGGAAAAATGAATAGTGCAGGATTATGATTGGTTAAGAAGGGAATGTTGGTgaagatattattatattttaagcaAATTCTAAGtattaaaagttattatattataggacgaacGGATTACTCCTAGTTgcaatagaaaaaaagaaagttctTTTACTGCATTTTTTActcatactctctccgtctcaaaaaaaaaa
The window above is part of the Oryza sativa Japonica Group chromosome 7, ASM3414082v1 genome. Proteins encoded here:
- the LOC4342341 gene encoding uncharacterized protein, with protein sequence MDPCPFVRVLVGNLSLKMPVAPRPAGAGAGVHPSTSPCYCKIRLNKLPYQTADAPLLLPPSPEASAAPAPAPATGALAAAFHLSKADLDRLTAKPSLFGSRTARLKIVVYAGRRGTTCGVGGGSGRLLGKVVIPLDLKGASAKPVVYHSSWICIGKRGRKPSSVSAANAQLNITVRAEPDPRFVFEFDGEPECSPQVLQVQGSMKQPMFTCKFSCRSNSDLRSRSMPADMGSGGRNWLTAFGSDRERAGKERKGWSVTVHDLSGSPVALASMVTPFVASPGTDRVSKSNPGAWLVLRPGDGTWKPWGRLECWRERGAGAAAGDSLGYRFELVLPDPTGMGVGVSVAESTIPASKGGRFAIDLTATQQFGRSGSPACSPCGSGDYGMWPFGSCRGFVMSAAVQGEGKCSRPAVEVGVQNVGCAEDAAAFVALAAAVDLSMDACRLFSHRLRRELSASRSDLLR